From one Caldithrix abyssi DSM 13497 genomic stretch:
- a CDS encoding S8 family serine peptidase produces MSRFFKILIGIVLIVSGALQASSFVGFKKNVISVKIDEKAFYNLRTVQFTIGKTGIQSIDALNEQYKVRLVKNFFKLKADFINERNKDLQQWLLFYFETPIDVEQISREYASLADVLVAEPIPIHTVFKTPDDTRLTDQWHINQSNDADIDAFEAWDMETGNTSIIVAVMDTGVEWWHPDLAGALADRTNRNTIHGNIWINTAELADTNSTVDEDGNGYADDWVGWDFVTGNPNLLDLGDDYDQEDNDPSDHEGHGTHCAGNVGAINNNALGVCSAAGGWGEDAQGAGNGVKVMPLRIGWKDFPSGRVSMDFAAQAFIYAAENGAHIASCSWGSSETTALKDAINTFLYGTTSPTASDPQIRLIFVAAGNDGNESQAYLNSRDDCISVAATNANDGAPSWTNYGTWIDISAPGENILSTSLNGGYASLDGTSMATPIAASVAALIWSYQPSLTATEVENYLYQGAENIDANLPATHIGKMGAGRVSAWNSLSLITPNQRPVAMADTSSLAEDDSVKIAVLNNDSDPDGDPLQLSVLTSPQNGSVTQLGDTLRYVANQDFFGSDSFQYKIDDGNGGLDTAMVRITVRAVNDPPQIVGLPQNLILNPNDCTSLNMANYQQDVDTPDSLLQWSFSVSDPTALSYTYNPATDTLEICSLGPTGTYFVYTTLTDDSGAFDQDTITVTVELPSALAAVGKGTPDKFDLKANYPNPFNPQTTIAYQLAENDYVSIRVYDITGRLVSTLVDETQKAGYYKILFDARHLSSGIYFYVMRTSQFVKMRKMMLIR; encoded by the coding sequence ATGTCCCGTTTTTTTAAGATTTTAATTGGTATCGTTTTAATCGTATCCGGCGCGCTGCAGGCCAGCTCGTTTGTGGGGTTTAAAAAAAATGTAATATCCGTTAAAATAGATGAAAAAGCATTTTACAATTTACGAACCGTTCAATTTACTATTGGAAAAACCGGCATCCAGTCCATCGATGCGCTCAATGAGCAATACAAAGTGCGGCTGGTCAAAAACTTTTTTAAATTAAAAGCGGATTTTATCAATGAACGGAATAAAGATTTACAACAATGGCTATTATTCTATTTTGAAACACCGATCGATGTAGAGCAGATCAGTCGTGAATACGCCAGTCTGGCCGATGTATTGGTGGCAGAGCCCATTCCCATTCATACCGTATTTAAAACGCCTGATGACACGCGTCTGACCGATCAGTGGCATATCAATCAGAGCAACGATGCCGACATTGACGCTTTTGAAGCCTGGGACATGGAAACGGGAAACACCTCCATTATCGTTGCGGTGATGGACACCGGCGTGGAATGGTGGCATCCGGATCTGGCCGGGGCTCTGGCCGATCGCACCAATCGGAACACGATTCACGGCAATATCTGGATCAATACTGCAGAGTTAGCCGATACAAACAGCACGGTTGATGAAGACGGCAACGGCTACGCAGACGACTGGGTGGGCTGGGACTTTGTTACCGGCAATCCAAATTTATTGGACCTGGGCGATGACTACGATCAGGAAGATAACGATCCCAGCGATCATGAAGGACACGGCACGCATTGCGCGGGCAATGTGGGCGCCATCAACAATAATGCGCTTGGCGTTTGTTCGGCAGCCGGCGGTTGGGGAGAAGACGCCCAGGGCGCGGGCAATGGGGTGAAAGTAATGCCCCTGCGTATTGGCTGGAAAGATTTTCCCTCGGGCCGGGTTTCCATGGATTTTGCCGCACAGGCTTTTATTTACGCAGCCGAAAACGGGGCGCACATTGCGTCGTGTAGCTGGGGCTCCTCTGAAACGACGGCTTTGAAAGACGCCATCAACACCTTTTTGTATGGCACCACCAGCCCTACGGCCTCCGATCCGCAAATACGTCTGATCTTTGTGGCCGCCGGCAATGACGGAAACGAGTCACAAGCCTATTTAAACAGCCGCGACGATTGTATTTCTGTTGCTGCCACCAATGCCAACGACGGCGCGCCAAGCTGGACCAATTACGGAACGTGGATCGATATTTCAGCGCCGGGCGAAAATATTTTAAGCACCTCTCTTAACGGCGGCTATGCCTCTTTAGACGGCACATCCATGGCCACGCCCATTGCCGCCAGTGTGGCTGCCTTAATCTGGTCTTATCAACCTTCCTTAACGGCCACAGAGGTAGAAAATTATCTTTACCAGGGCGCAGAGAATATTGACGCCAATCTCCCGGCTACGCACATCGGCAAAATGGGCGCCGGCCGCGTCAGCGCCTGGAATTCATTGAGCCTGATCACACCCAACCAGCGTCCTGTGGCAATGGCCGATACTTCCTCATTGGCCGAAGACGATTCGGTTAAAATAGCGGTTTTGAACAACGATTCGGACCCGGACGGCGATCCGCTACAATTGTCCGTTTTAACCAGCCCGCAAAACGGTTCAGTTACACAACTTGGCGACACATTAAGGTATGTTGCAAACCAGGATTTTTTTGGCAGCGATAGTTTTCAGTACAAGATCGACGATGGCAACGGGGGACTCGATACGGCCATGGTGCGCATTACGGTTCGCGCCGTTAATGACCCGCCGCAAATTGTAGGTTTGCCGCAAAATTTGATCTTGAATCCAAATGACTGCACTTCTCTGAATATGGCCAACTATCAGCAAGATGTGGATACGCCGGATTCGCTTTTGCAGTGGTCGTTTTCGGTTAGCGATCCCACCGCTTTGAGCTACACGTACAACCCTGCCACCGATACGCTGGAAATTTGTTCGTTAGGCCCAACGGGAACCTATTTTGTTTACACCACGTTGACCGACGACAGCGGCGCCTTTGATCAGGATACCATTACGGTGACGGTTGAATTGCCCAGCGCTCTGGCGGCCGTGGGCAAAGGTACTCCGGATAAATTTGATTTAAAGGCTAATTATCCCAATCCATTTAATCCTCAAACCACCATTGCGTACCAACTGGCTGAAAACGATTATGTAAGCATCAGAGTTTATGACATCACCGGCCGGTTGGTAAGCACGTTGGTTGATGAAACACAAAAAGCGGGTTACTACAAGATATTATTTGACGCCAGACATCTTTCCAGCGGCATCTACTTTTATGTGATGCGAACGAGCCAATTTGTCAAAATGCGCAAGATGATGTTGATTCGATGA
- a CDS encoding FG-GAP-like repeat-containing protein: MGAIKFHTLIIILVLFFTSVWAQYPNDPFQFPQELGTFITHASAWGDYDNDGDDDLYFSNGEEGFQWKNHLYRNNGDGTFTEDTLAGPIVTDEFTSGGVSWGDFDNDGDLDMLVSEPFTHGSFPTNYSKVSLYLNNGDGTFSVASAPTLTDEESSRSKVGGFWGDWNGDGFLDAFVSNANFIGTGTNHSLYTNNQNSTFTEESNNLSNGTSARAGGSWADFDGDGDLDLVTISGAIGQKTVLWVNTGTDFVDYVLINNGETDGRTSETASWGDYDNDGDLDLFIGNAGDTPDVPEKNILFRNDGLDANGNPIMTRMDSATVGDIVADVDLTICSAWADFDNDGDLDLFVGNDGGYAAGYRSRLYVNNGDGTFTKKTNTILVDSASFARSAAWSDFDMDGDMDIVVGRDGPNRLFVNNGNSNSFVEIKLIGVNANKSAIGTIVRIKATINGTPVWQMRDVNSQTGHGSHNSYRLHFGLGDAFEIDSLVIEWAGSGSVDIYEGLAANDFYEFTEIGTSAIDDDLTAIADQFTVLPNYPNPFNPETRLRFVLKKSSKVTIELYNISGEKLATIYRGIRRAGLNQVTFNGAQFASGMYLVKYRTENAVKFQKILLVK; encoded by the coding sequence ATGGGCGCAATAAAATTTCATACTTTAATAATTATCCTCGTATTATTTTTTACATCGGTATGGGCGCAATATCCCAACGATCCTTTTCAATTTCCGCAGGAATTGGGTACCTTTATTACGCACGCCTCGGCCTGGGGCGATTATGATAATGACGGCGACGACGATCTGTATTTTTCTAACGGAGAAGAAGGCTTTCAGTGGAAAAATCATCTATACCGCAATAATGGCGACGGCACCTTTACGGAAGATACCCTGGCAGGGCCCATTGTTACCGATGAATTCACCTCTGGCGGCGTATCCTGGGGCGATTTTGACAACGACGGCGACCTCGATATGCTGGTTTCTGAGCCGTTTACCCATGGATCGTTTCCCACCAATTACTCTAAGGTTTCTCTTTACCTGAACAACGGCGACGGAACGTTTAGCGTGGCGTCGGCGCCCACCTTAACCGATGAAGAGTCATCACGTAGTAAAGTGGGAGGCTTCTGGGGAGACTGGAACGGCGACGGCTTTTTAGACGCCTTTGTCAGTAACGCCAATTTTATCGGCACCGGAACGAACCACTCTTTGTACACCAATAATCAAAACAGTACATTTACAGAAGAGAGCAATAATCTTTCTAATGGCACTTCAGCCCGCGCCGGCGGTAGTTGGGCCGATTTCGACGGCGACGGCGATCTGGACCTGGTCACCATTTCCGGGGCCATCGGGCAAAAAACCGTTTTGTGGGTTAACACAGGAACCGACTTTGTAGATTATGTACTCATCAATAACGGAGAAACAGACGGCCGTACTTCGGAAACGGCAAGCTGGGGCGATTATGACAACGACGGCGATCTGGACCTGTTTATCGGCAATGCAGGCGATACGCCCGATGTGCCGGAAAAGAACATCCTCTTTCGCAACGACGGCCTGGACGCCAATGGCAATCCAATTATGACGCGGATGGATTCGGCCACGGTGGGCGATATCGTGGCAGATGTTGATTTAACCATTTGTAGCGCCTGGGCGGATTTTGACAACGACGGCGATCTGGACCTTTTTGTGGGGAACGACGGCGGCTACGCCGCGGGTTATCGCAGCCGCCTTTATGTGAACAACGGCGACGGAACGTTCACCAAAAAAACAAATACCATTCTGGTCGATAGCGCCAGCTTTGCCCGCAGCGCCGCCTGGTCCGATTTTGACATGGACGGCGATATGGATATTGTGGTCGGTCGCGATGGCCCCAATCGCCTGTTTGTAAATAATGGTAATTCCAATAGTTTTGTAGAAATCAAGTTAATCGGTGTAAATGCTAATAAAAGCGCCATCGGCACCATTGTACGAATAAAAGCAACCATCAACGGAACGCCTGTGTGGCAAATGCGCGATGTCAATTCGCAAACCGGGCACGGCAGCCACAACAGCTATCGCCTGCACTTTGGGCTTGGCGATGCGTTTGAGATCGATTCGCTGGTTATTGAATGGGCCGGTTCCGGGTCGGTTGATATTTATGAAGGCCTGGCGGCCAATGATTTTTACGAATTTACCGAGATCGGGACCAGCGCCATCGATGACGACCTGACGGCCATTGCCGATCAATTTACCGTGCTGCCCAATTATCCCAATCCTTTTAATCCCGAAACCAGACTGCGCTTTGTCTTGAAAAAGAGCAGCAAGGTAACCATCGAACTTTACAATATCTCTGGAGAAAAGCTGGCCACCATTTATCGGGGAATCAGACGTGCAGGACTTAATCAGGTAACCTTCAACGGAGCCCAATTCGCCAGCGGCATGTATCTGGTAAAATACCGCACGGAAAATGCCGTAAAATTCCAGAAGATTTTACTGGTCAAATAG
- a CDS encoding IS1182 family transposase has product MKPKRCRKIPFKTTDQNQLTILPPSLDELIEPNHMVRFINAIIDKMDIDFLIKEYKGGGRAAYHPRMLLKVVIYAYTQKIFTSRQIAKALRENIHFMWLSGNSRPDFRTINRFRSSRLKGKIEEVFTYVVEQLLELGYIGLNDLFIDGSKFQANANKYKAVWKKNVDRYQRVLQEKLKELLKKIDSENALENRLYGNKDLGELGEDVTLSSNQIEQIVDILNERLKKEPDNKELKRAKNKIEKDYLPRQRKYEKQRKLLNGRNSYSQTDPDATFMSKKRDHHNNTDLLPSYNVQVGSENQFIVNYTINQNANDSVLLKPFMESYKRCYGRQPNRVIGDAGYGSEENYAYLESEGVEAYIKYSSYYKEQKKSYKENPFLIDNMRYDSELDRYECPAGRYLEYVGEQESVTSTGFKVKHRIYRSESCEGCVLKEKCYKGQTARVVRVNVMLNDYKKQVRSRLNTEEGRRLISKRGSEIETIFGQIKHNLGIRGFLLRGLEKVKTEFGIIAVAYNLKKMFNQMKEYGLVNEMYKYSANIFFNLNRASQCQNLGPKNTILKSLERFFIEIKEKIVVKYSSCLFNAKICFV; this is encoded by the coding sequence ATGAAGCCAAAACGTTGTCGGAAAATCCCATTTAAAACTACCGATCAAAACCAACTTACTATTCTTCCGCCTTCATTAGATGAGCTCATAGAACCCAATCATATGGTTCGGTTTATCAATGCCATCATAGACAAGATGGATATTGATTTTTTAATTAAAGAATACAAAGGAGGCGGTCGGGCCGCGTATCATCCGCGGATGCTATTAAAAGTAGTCATTTATGCCTATACGCAGAAGATATTTACTTCGCGCCAGATAGCTAAGGCCTTAAGAGAGAATATTCATTTCATGTGGTTATCAGGGAACAGTCGTCCGGATTTTAGGACGATAAATCGTTTTCGTTCATCACGATTGAAGGGAAAAATAGAGGAAGTATTCACCTATGTAGTTGAGCAATTATTGGAGTTGGGCTATATAGGATTAAATGATCTTTTTATAGACGGGAGCAAATTTCAGGCGAATGCGAATAAATACAAGGCAGTCTGGAAGAAGAATGTAGACCGTTACCAGAGAGTACTTCAAGAGAAGCTAAAGGAATTACTAAAGAAGATAGATAGCGAGAATGCTTTAGAGAATCGTTTATACGGTAATAAAGATTTAGGAGAATTAGGAGAGGATGTTACTTTAAGCTCTAATCAGATTGAACAAATAGTTGATATATTGAATGAGCGGTTAAAAAAGGAACCGGACAATAAGGAATTAAAGAGAGCAAAAAATAAAATAGAGAAGGATTATTTACCGCGCCAACGTAAATATGAAAAGCAACGAAAGCTTCTAAATGGTAGGAATAGCTATAGCCAGACGGACCCGGATGCTACCTTTATGAGTAAGAAGCGGGATCATCATAATAATACGGATTTGCTTCCGAGTTATAATGTTCAGGTAGGAAGTGAGAATCAATTTATAGTGAATTATACGATAAATCAGAACGCGAATGATAGCGTATTATTAAAGCCCTTTATGGAGTCATACAAGCGTTGTTATGGTAGGCAACCAAATCGAGTAATAGGCGATGCAGGCTATGGAAGTGAGGAGAATTATGCATATTTGGAATCAGAAGGTGTAGAAGCTTATATCAAATACAGTAGTTATTACAAAGAGCAAAAGAAGTCATACAAAGAGAATCCTTTTTTGATAGATAACATGCGGTATGATAGTGAATTAGATCGCTATGAATGTCCTGCCGGTCGGTATTTAGAATATGTTGGAGAACAGGAAAGTGTTACGTCGACGGGTTTTAAAGTAAAGCATCGTATTTACCGTAGTGAGAGTTGTGAAGGCTGTGTATTGAAAGAGAAGTGCTACAAGGGCCAGACTGCACGTGTTGTTAGAGTAAATGTCATGCTTAATGATTATAAAAAGCAGGTTCGTTCTCGATTGAATACGGAAGAAGGAAGAAGATTAATCAGCAAACGAGGTTCGGAGATAGAAACAATTTTTGGACAAATAAAGCATAATCTAGGAATAAGGGGCTTTTTATTAAGAGGATTAGAGAAAGTAAAAACAGAATTTGGTATAATAGCAGTAGCGTATAATTTAAAAAAGATGTTTAATCAGATGAAAGAGTACGGTTTAGTTAACGAGATGTATAAGTATAGCGCTAACATCTTTTTTAATTTAAACCGGGCAAGCCAGTGTCAAAATTTAGGCCCAAAAAATACCATTTTAAAATCGTTAGAGCGGTTTTTTATAGAAATTAAGGAAAAAATAGTTGTTAAATATTCATCTTGTCTCTTCAACGCCAAAATATGTTTTGTATAA
- a CDS encoding penicillin-binding protein activator LpoB — protein MAVKTHFLNYLSLFLISIILFNCAGPTRTVKRVQVDEAIDISGRWNDTDARLTAEAMVKDVLSRPWLKNFIDENGRKPVVIVGQIRNRTSEHIETAMFIKHIERELLNSGQVQFVASDKEREALRNERLDQQSFASPESAKELANELGADFMLQGVITSVTDSFEGRRVVKYQVNLELIDIEKNTKVWIGQKEIKKYIEQSKYKW, from the coding sequence ATGGCAGTGAAAACGCATTTTCTTAATTACCTTTCCTTATTTCTGATTTCAATCATCCTTTTTAATTGCGCTGGCCCTACGCGCACGGTTAAACGCGTTCAGGTGGACGAAGCCATCGACATTAGCGGGCGCTGGAACGATACGGATGCCCGTCTTACTGCCGAGGCCATGGTAAAAGACGTGCTTTCCAGACCGTGGCTTAAAAACTTTATCGATGAAAACGGGCGAAAACCGGTTGTTATCGTGGGACAGATACGCAACCGCACCAGCGAACACATCGAAACGGCCATGTTCATCAAACATATTGAGCGAGAGTTGTTAAACTCCGGTCAGGTGCAGTTTGTGGCTTCAGACAAAGAACGCGAAGCCCTGCGCAACGAACGATTGGATCAACAAAGTTTTGCCTCGCCAGAGAGCGCCAAGGAGCTGGCCAATGAATTGGGCGCCGATTTTATGCTGCAGGGCGTCATCACCTCCGTTACCGATTCCTTTGAAGGACGACGCGTGGTCAAATACCAGGTTAATCTGGAATTAATCGACATCGAAAAAAACACCAAGGTGTGGATCGGCCAGAAAGAAATCAAAAAATATATCGAACAAAGCAAATACAAGTGGTAG
- a CDS encoding LPP20 family lipoprotein yields the protein MKILFRMIIALLFIQFWQCSYAQKSSGVQRGSEKPAWVNNPYEVYSEHQYLVGVGSGDTREAAEKNAMGQIAKIFKTHVQVDETLIESVFESLKKNKSSISSETNILNRTRLQSDVQLKNVKIGQVFFSEKEGLYYALAYLDRAETAALLEQDFNENNLLLKRYYETSQSETNKLRQLANINKALALAQVNSLINEQYKVLTGGDGLELAVSEDALQNAARKIREAIVVQISGEGPSAEEIAAYLREVLGRFGFSMGRQNPHLSIRYQLEMNKTDLNRPGVVAYNWHFKIDVNDLINQTTLKTFNINKRSAAISEDEVRARVLRTIKKALTTKFYKQLMDYFNSF from the coding sequence ATGAAAATACTTTTTAGAATGATCATCGCGCTATTGTTCATTCAATTCTGGCAGTGTTCGTACGCGCAAAAATCGAGCGGCGTGCAGCGGGGGAGCGAAAAACCGGCATGGGTAAACAATCCTTACGAAGTTTATTCCGAGCATCAATACCTGGTGGGCGTGGGCAGCGGCGATACGCGTGAAGCCGCAGAAAAGAACGCCATGGGGCAAATTGCCAAAATTTTTAAGACCCATGTTCAGGTGGACGAAACCCTGATTGAAAGCGTATTCGAATCTCTTAAAAAGAACAAAAGCTCCATTAGCAGCGAAACGAATATTTTGAACCGCACGCGTTTGCAAAGCGACGTGCAGCTAAAAAATGTCAAAATCGGTCAGGTCTTTTTTTCGGAAAAAGAAGGGCTGTACTACGCGCTGGCTTATCTGGATCGGGCGGAAACGGCCGCCTTGCTGGAGCAGGATTTTAATGAAAACAATTTACTATTAAAAAGATATTATGAAACCAGTCAAAGCGAGACCAATAAATTGCGTCAACTGGCCAACATCAACAAAGCGCTGGCCCTGGCTCAGGTTAACAGTTTGATTAACGAACAATACAAGGTATTAACCGGCGGCGACGGTCTGGAACTGGCGGTCAGCGAAGACGCCCTGCAAAACGCAGCGCGCAAAATCAGAGAAGCGATTGTTGTGCAAATTAGCGGCGAGGGACCTTCTGCTGAAGAGATCGCCGCTTATTTGCGCGAGGTACTCGGTCGTTTTGGCTTTAGCATGGGCCGGCAAAATCCCCATCTCAGCATTCGCTATCAACTGGAGATGAATAAAACGGATTTGAATCGGCCGGGCGTTGTGGCTTACAACTGGCATTTCAAGATCGATGTCAACGATTTGATCAATCAGACGACCTTAAAAACGTTTAATATTAACAAGCGATCGGCGGCGATTTCGGAAGATGAAGTCCGGGCGCGCGTATTGCGGACGATTAAAAAAGCGCTAACCACGAAATTTTACAAACAATTGATGGATTATTTTAATTCATTTTAA
- a CDS encoding YfaP family protein: MGMLKVILMTLCLLLTVQAYDFKVTVKWDEMAMSGEAEAVLQYYHDGKVEAIRGNLDKPSSDGNVTVNRTLTGGSQEFIIHDAKGALFNIWVINDLMDEEFAEEEDFYALSNAGIEVWVEDRLNGGVHSIKLKPGQKGLVYRAGVISDGHFYEVNELFLKKRLYVVNLVDAVNGRPLAGVGVAIKNQRTGETVALGQTDANGTFISEMEYGAYDVLFSKQGYLEAKHQFEMTIMELPVSMHFALTPEVREFRIILTWGAFPPDLDAHLSGPRPGGGTFHIWWRNKTPIGGRNFLDRDDQHSYGPETITIYKPAPGVYTYAVHNYSGRMHRGSRDLSYSGAHVDVYADGRLVASFDAPRGVKGNVWKVFQIDRNNQVAPINQFYDQKESAQVLNP; encoded by the coding sequence ATGGGGATGTTAAAGGTTATTCTAATGACTTTGTGCCTGCTTTTAACCGTGCAGGCCTACGATTTTAAGGTAACGGTTAAATGGGATGAAATGGCCATGAGCGGCGAGGCCGAGGCTGTTTTACAATATTATCACGATGGCAAGGTGGAAGCCATTCGCGGCAATCTGGATAAACCTTCCAGCGATGGCAATGTGACGGTTAACCGCACGCTAACGGGAGGTTCGCAGGAATTCATTATCCATGATGCAAAGGGGGCCTTATTTAATATTTGGGTGATCAACGATTTGATGGATGAGGAATTTGCCGAGGAAGAAGATTTTTACGCTCTTTCTAACGCTGGCATCGAAGTGTGGGTGGAGGATCGCCTGAATGGCGGCGTTCATTCCATTAAGCTCAAACCGGGGCAAAAGGGGCTGGTGTACCGCGCAGGCGTTATCTCAGACGGGCATTTTTACGAAGTTAATGAGTTGTTCCTGAAAAAACGGCTTTACGTGGTTAATCTGGTGGATGCGGTCAACGGTCGGCCATTGGCCGGCGTGGGCGTGGCCATTAAAAATCAGCGTACCGGCGAAACCGTTGCCCTGGGACAGACCGATGCCAATGGGACGTTTATCAGCGAAATGGAATACGGCGCCTATGATGTGCTTTTTAGCAAGCAAGGGTATCTGGAAGCCAAACATCAATTCGAAATGACCATTATGGAATTGCCGGTAAGCATGCATTTTGCTTTAACGCCGGAGGTGCGGGAATTTCGTATTATTTTAACCTGGGGCGCCTTTCCTCCGGATCTGGATGCCCATTTAAGCGGGCCGCGTCCAGGCGGCGGAACGTTCCACATCTGGTGGCGCAATAAAACGCCCATCGGCGGCCGAAATTTTCTGGACCGCGACGATCAGCACTCTTACGGTCCGGAAACCATCACCATTTATAAACCGGCGCCCGGAGTTTACACCTATGCCGTGCACAATTACAGCGGCCGAATGCACCGGGGCAGCCGCGACCTTTCGTACAGCGGCGCCCATGTGGATGTTTATGCCGATGGTCGGTTGGTGGCCAGCTTTGACGCACCGCGCGGCGTCAAAGGCAATGTGTGGAAGGTCTTTCAAATCGATCGCAATAATCAGGTGGCGCCCATTAACCAATTTTACGATCAAAAAGAGTCGGCGCAGGTGTTAAATCCCTGA
- a CDS encoding FecR domain-containing protein: protein MKIHCLGWMVILFFTSVTLAQEPLGKVTFPIGKNFLQHAGQLEWQPVKYYMPVLEKDRLKTGKQSRCEITFKNKKVMRIGENSVISITRDKMGNEQVEMSRGRAWISLFLKGVASLVVKTPTSVCAVRGTVYRLESDSNMTRYRCYEGALEITPLKKDRSGLADTSLTLSAGQELILVMNFEEYKKQQQKEFEEFKKKDADDFEQFIKEERKAFEDMVAKDLAEFKQMQDVAYKMTAFDAQEDANSDWVQWNKERDRLMQEGE, encoded by the coding sequence ATGAAAATACATTGTTTGGGCTGGATGGTCATTTTGTTCTTTACTTCTGTTACGCTTGCTCAGGAGCCGCTGGGCAAGGTGACCTTTCCCATCGGGAAGAATTTTTTGCAGCATGCGGGGCAGCTGGAATGGCAGCCGGTTAAATATTACATGCCGGTGCTGGAAAAAGATCGCCTTAAAACAGGTAAACAATCGCGCTGCGAAATTACTTTTAAAAACAAGAAAGTGATGCGCATCGGCGAGAATTCGGTGATCAGCATTACGCGCGATAAAATGGGCAATGAACAGGTAGAAATGAGTCGCGGCCGGGCCTGGATCAGCTTGTTTTTAAAGGGGGTGGCCTCGCTGGTGGTTAAAACGCCCACTTCTGTTTGCGCCGTGCGCGGCACAGTCTATCGCCTGGAAAGCGACTCTAACATGACCCGCTATCGTTGTTATGAAGGAGCCCTGGAGATTACCCCCTTAAAAAAAGATCGCTCGGGGTTGGCCGATACTTCGCTCACTTTAAGCGCCGGCCAGGAATTAATTCTGGTGATGAATTTTGAAGAGTACAAAAAGCAACAGCAAAAGGAATTTGAAGAATTTAAGAAAAAGGACGCTGACGATTTTGAACAATTCATAAAAGAGGAGCGAAAAGCGTTTGAAGACATGGTGGCTAAAGACCTGGCGGAATTTAAGCAGATGCAGGATGTGGCTTATAAAATGACTGCATTTGATGCGCAGGAAGACGCCAATTCCGACTGGGTGCAATGGAATAAAGAGCGCGACCGTTTAATGCAAGAAGGTGAATGA
- a CDS encoding LPP20 family lipoprotein, translating into MMRRVFLLILAAGLILFACKNEKDKQGNESTVETADSDSLALQVKNAPQWALSVPQKEGYLYAVGKGSSLRPELARKKAMLEARVKLAEKLSGRGDSLNVFLRRSRVKEETQIKDGGRWRSFVLLEVPLADGEKVE; encoded by the coding sequence ATGATGAGGAGGGTATTTTTATTAATATTAGCCGCCGGCCTTATTTTGTTTGCCTGTAAAAATGAAAAAGATAAACAGGGTAATGAATCGACGGTAGAGACTGCGGACAGCGATTCGCTTGCGTTGCAGGTGAAGAATGCGCCGCAGTGGGCGCTTTCCGTTCCGCAGAAAGAGGGTTATCTGTACGCTGTTGGTAAGGGCAGCTCGCTGCGCCCGGAGTTGGCCAGGAAAAAAGCCATGCTGGAGGCGCGCGTAAAATTGGCTGAAAAGCTGAGCGGGCGCGGCGATAGTTTGAATGTTTTTTTACGCCGCAGCCGTGTAAAAGAGGAAACGCAGATCAAAGATGGTGGACGCTGGCGGAGCTTTGTGCTGCTGGAGGTTCCGTTGGCGGACGGTGAGAAGGTGGAATAG